Within Limisalsivibrio acetivorans, the genomic segment AGCGGCTGGGTGGTGAGATAGACTCTCTTTCCGAGAAAGAGAAATATGTTATTACCCTCTATTACCACGAGGAGCTTACTATGAAGGAGATCGCCGAGGTTCTGAGGATTACGGAATCAAGGGTTTCCCAGATTCATTCCGCCGCCGTTTCAAAGCTGAAAAGGAGGCTTAAGGATTTCTATGAGTAAGGTTAGAGTGGTAGTTGTTGATGATTCCGCTTTCATGAGAAAGGCGATCGAATCTATGATCGCCAAGGACCCTGATATTGAGATCGTCGGGCAGGCGAGAAACGGCTTTGAGGCCGTTGATATGGCTAAAAAGCTAAGACCCGATGTTATGACCCTTGATATAGAGATGCCCCGTATGGACGGGCTTACAGCGTTGCAGAAGATAATGGAGGAGAATCCTCTCCCCGTTATCATGGTTAGTTCCCTTACAACGGAAGGTGCCGATGCAACTATAAAGGCGCTGGAATACGGTGCAGTGGACTTCATATCCAAGGATAAGTCCTTTGCCAGCTTCGGCGTAATGAAGATAGAGGATGAGCTTCGCAACAAGATAAAAAGCTTCGCCCGCAGAAAGGGTATTATACGCAGGATGCCCGTTCGAAAACCGATGCGCCCCTCCGCTCCGGCGGCCCAGAGACAGCCCCAGGCTCCCTCAAAGCCCGAGGCGACAAAGACCGTCAGCCGTGGTTTCGGCAAGAAGCTGGTGGTTATCGGCACCTCTACGGGGGGACCGCAGTCGCTCCAGAAGGTTATACCCCGTATCCCTGCAAACTTTCCCTGTCCTATCGTCATAGTTCAGCATATGCCGCCGAACTTCACAAAATCACTCGCCACAAGGCTCGATTCCCTCAGCAAGCTGAAGGTCATCGAAGCTCAGGGGAATGAGAAGCTGGAGCCTGGTACTGTTTACATAGCAAAGGGTGGTAACCACCTTAAGCTTAAGAGGGCCGGCTCCGGCCTGCTTACGGGTATATCTTCGGAACCCGAGGGAAGCCTCCATGTGCCCAGTGTGGATGTAACCGTGGAATCCATTGCAAACGTTGCAGGAACCGATACCCTGGGCGTTATCATGACAGGTATGGGGAGTGACGGACGCAAAGGACTTCAGATGCTTAAGCAGAGAGGGGGGAATGTTATAGCTCAGGACGAAGAGAGCTGTATCGTCTACGGTATGCCCAGAGCCGTTATTGAGGCGGGTATATCCGATGAGATTGTTCCCCTTGACGATATATTCAACAGGATCATATTCCACTGTAAATAAACAACTATTCGGGGTGTAGCAGATGGCGGATATCCTTAGTCAGGAGGAAATTGATGCTTTGCTGTCGACGGTGTCGACGGAAGAGGACCTCTCAGACGATTCGCTCCAACAGCTTGATTTCGTACCGAAGAAGATCTCGGTTTACGACTTCCGGAGACCAGACAGGGTCTCGAAGGAACAGCTGCGCTCAATCCGCAACCTCCATGATAAATTCGCCAGAAACTTCTCCTCCTCACTTTCCAACTTTCTGAGAACCATTACCGACATTACTCTTGTGAGTGTTGACCAGATGACATACGGCGAGTTCCTCATGTCTCTCCCCGATCCCACAAGCTTTAATATTCTCAGTATGATACCGATGGAGGGGAACAGTGTCCTTGAGATAAACCCCTCGCTCATCTTTCCCATAGTCGACAAGCTCCTCGGCGGGCAGGGACAGCCCCTCTTCCAGTCCAGAGAGCTTACCAACCTTGAACAGCACATTATTGAAGGGATCCTCTCCCTTATCCTCAAGGATCTTGAAGAGGTTTGGAGGCAGATCGTTCCCAACGTCCGTCTCAAGAAGGAGCTCAGCGAGAACAGCCCCCATATTATCCAGATCGTTGCCCAGAACGAGGTTGTGGTTCTTGTGGTATTCGAGGTGAAATTCGGAGAAGCCACTGGTATGATGAACCTGTGCATACCCGCCATCGTCCTTGAACCTGTCCTCGGTAAGATAAGCTCCCAGGACTGGCTTATCGGAGCAAAGAAAGGTAAATTCGGCGACAACGAGGAGCATATACTTGAGATGCTTGAGGCGATCCCTATTGAGATGAGAACAAACCTCGGCGGGACAAGGCTCACAATTGAAGATATACTGAACCTTAAGCAGGGGGAACTTGTTATGCTTGATATGAAGAGCAACCTCCCTGTGGACGTGTTCGTTAATAACGATAAAAAATTCAACGGCCAGATGGGCACCCTGGGTGTTAAAAAGGCCGTTAAAATTACTGATATAATAGTGGAAAGTGTTGATGAAGAAGAATCTGGAAGCGAGTAAGTACACAGCATTCACCGGTGTAATCACCGAGATGTTCGGTACCACTTTGGACAGCATGTTTGAGGCTGATGCCGCCGTTTCGCTGAGTGAGGCTTTTGCCGGGGATGCGGATGAGATCATGTCCGGATATGAGGAGCAGGTTGTTGTTCTTGCAACCGAGGAAAAATCCGGATTTGATGCAGGAATATTCTTTAAGACAAAGGATATAACCATGATGGCCTCCCTTATGCTCATGATGGAGTCCGAGGGGAGCGAAGAGCTTGAGGATGACGACAAGGATGCTGTGAAGGAGCTTTGTTCACAGATGCTTGCCTCGGTTACCGTTCCGCTGGATGAGAAGCTCGGCACTAAGGTTGCCTTCAAAGTTGACGATGTTATGAAGAACGAGAACTCCGCACTTTTTCAGTCGGAGAGCTATTTCTGTGCGGATATGAGCCTTACCGTGGGTGAGCGTGAATCAACCATGCGTTTCTTCATGGACGAGGCCCTGCTTGATATGTTCGATTCCGGCGGAGATGCTGGTGCTGCGGACGAGCCCGATTTTGGTGAACAGTTCACCTTCCCCGATGACGATGATGACGGCGGAATGCCCGACTTCGGCGGGGGTGGCGGCGACTCCATGCCGGGCGGACAGAATATGGATATGCTTTTGGACATCGATGTTCCCGTTAGTGTTAAAATGGGGTCGACCAAGATGTTTCTTAAGGATATACTAACATTAGGGTCTGGTAATGTTATCGAACTGGACGAATCCGCCGATGAGGCGGTTGAGCTTGTGGTAAACAATAAAGTCATAGCAAGAGGCGAAGTAGTTATTGTCGACGGTTACTTTGGTTTCAGGATCAAGGAAATTGTAAGCAGGGCTGAAAGACTCAAAAAATTAAAAGATTGACATTGAGATAAGATTAGAAATAATATTAATATAAGACATCTCAAGCGGAGGATTTCATGGCGTTTGATCACGTGGTAATTACTGTGGACGACTCTTCCACGATGAGGCGGATCATTAAAAATACACTCCAGAAGATAGGTTTTTCTAACATACTCGAAGCGGCTAACGGTGTAGAAGCTCTTGACGTCATGGCTAAGAATGATGTTGATGTTGTTGTTACCGACTGGAACATGCCCGAGATGGACGGCCTTACTTTTGTGAAAACACTCAGATCCAAGGAAGAATACAAGGAACTCCCTATCCTTATGGTTACCACAGAGGCCGCAAAGGAAGATATTCTTACTGCCCTTAAGAGCGGTGTTAACAACTATGTAGTTAAACCTTTCACCCCGGATACTCTCAAAGAGAAGATATACAAACTTCTGGGACTTTGATTATGGCAGAGTTCAGGGATGTTAACGAGCTTCTTGATATTGCAAGAAGTATCAATGAAGGTAACTACGATGTCGTTGATGTTGATGTAACACCCGAGAGCGAACTGTACCATATTGCGGATTATTTCAGCCAGGCTGTCAAAAAACTCAGAACCGTATCAAGTGCTATCGAAGATGCCTATGAGGACCTCCCCGGCTTCAGTGGAATACTAAACAGCGTTATTGATGAATCAAAGGAAGCATCCGAAAGTGTTCTGGAGTGCGTTGATAAGATTAATTTCAATATTGATGATATAAAAGAAAACATTACTTTATTAAGAAAGTACGCCGAAGCGGGCGATTTCAATAAGATGAGTGGAGTTATCGACAGGCTCCGTGATAAAGGGGTTGCCGGACAGGATGTCAGCTTCGACATCATAGCCTCCCTTGAGTTTCAGGATATTACAAAGCAAAAGATTGATAAGCTTATTAAGATAATATACGACCTTCAAGAAAGATTGACACACCTTGTGCTGATGCTTGGTATAAAAGAGAAGAAGATAGATGTTGAAACACTGGAGAAGCTTAAAGAGAAGGACGGGGTTGTGGAAAACCAGAACCTTGTGGACGAGCTTCTCAACGAGTTTGGAGTTTAACCCCGCATAGGCGGGCTTTCGTCATTTCCCCCCGGTTGGGCAGATTAGGCGTTTCCAGGCTCTGGTTTTTGCGGGCTCGGCTCTCTCGCCAGGCCAAGATTGTTTTTTAAAGTATATAAACCGATATTTCTCGGTAAAGCCGCGATAAGCAGCTGCCTTTTTATGAGAGGAGGTCCCTAATGGACGGCATGAACGATATGCAGGATCTTGTACAGGATTTTATTCTGGAAACAGATGAAATTATAGAGAGCCTTGATCAGGACTTGGTGGAGCTAGAAGGTAAGAAGAGCGACCTGGATCTTCTGAACAAGATCTTCCGTGCAGCTCATACCATGAAGGGGGCGTCCTCCTTCCTCGGCTTCGATAAGATGAGCGGTGTAACCCACCACGCAGAAGAGATTCTCAACAAGCTGAGAAAGAATGAAATGCAGATGAACGCCACGATCATGGATATCCTCCTTGAATTCGTTGACGTAACTAAGCAGATCCTTGCCGATATCAAAGAGGGCACGGATACTGTGAAGGTAGATTCCATAATGGAGAAGCTTAAGCTTGCTAACGACGGCAAGTTCGATCAGATAGAAGGGGCAAGAAAGCCCAATGAATCCTCCGAAGAGCCTGCTTCAAAACCCGCCTCCGGCGGTGGAGAGAGCGGTGGAGCACCTGCACCTGCACGTGGCAAACCCGAAGGTGGTGGGGACGTTTCCCAGGTTAAAAAGGCCGCACTCTCCATTGAGCAGACGATCCGTGTTGATGTATCCAGGCTCGATTCACTCATGAACCTTGTGGGTGAGCTTGTTCTCAGCAGAAACCGTATAGGCCAGATCTCCTCCGACCTTGAGAAGAAGTTCGAGGGTGAGTATCTCATCGAGCAGCTTCTGGAAACCACATCCCAGATAGGCCTTATTACCACAGAGCTTCAGCTTGCCGTTATGAAGACCAGAATGGTACCCATCGGTAAGGTATTTAATAAATTCCCCAGAATGGTTCGTGACCTCTCCCGTGAGAAGGGTAAAGAGGTTGAGCTTATAATCACCGGTGAAGAGACGGAGCTTGACAAATCCGTAGTTGAAGAGATCGGTGACCCACTTATCCACATGATCAGAAACTCCGTTGACCACGGCGTTGAGGATCCTGAAACCAGAAAACGTGCCGGAAAGCCCGCAAAGGGTGAGGTTCACCTCTCTGCATACCATGAGGGGAACCACATCGTAATCGAGATCAAAGACGATGGAAAGGGTATGGACGCAGAGGCTCTTAAGGGAAAGGCTATTGAGAAGGGAGTTATAACGCCCGACGAGGCCAAGAATCTTGACGAGGAGGGTGCTTACAATCTTATCTTCAAGCCCGGCTTCTCCACTGCAGAGAAAATAACGAACATATCAGGCCGTGGCGTTGGTATGGACGTTGTTAAGACAAATATAGAAAAACTCAACGGTATTATTAATATAGAGTCCGAATACGGGCAGGGCTCCCGCTTCCGTCTTAAGCTGCCTCTCACTCTCGCCATCATACAGGCGCTCCTTGTTGAGGTTAGCGGAGAGATATTTGCAATACCCCTCGTTTCCGTTGTGGAGACGGTGCGCATAAACGAAAAGGAGATCCATAACTTCGAAGGAAGGGAGGTTCTCAAGCTTCGTGATTCTGTTCTCAGCCTGCTCAGGCTCGATGAGATATATGAGCTGGAGGGAACCTACAACGATGATATCTATGTTGTCGTGGTGGGCCTTGCGGAGAAGAGACTCGGCTTCATAGTGGACAAGCTGGTTGGCCAGGAGGAGATCGTTATCAAATCCCTCGGCGAATATCTCGGCGGAAACGCCGGAATCGCCGGAGCCACAATTATGGGCGATGGCCGTGTGAGGCTTATTATCGATGTTGCCGGAGTTATAGAGATAGCCGGCAAGATGCCCCGCCGCTCCAGAAAGAAGAAGGCCTCCAAGGCGGAGAAGAAGTCGGACAAGAGTGTAAACGTTCTCGTTGTGGATGATTCCGCCACGGACAGAAAGATTATGCACAGACTCCTCGATTCCACCGGCTGGGTGGGAGTAACCGAGGTATCCTCCGGTAAGGATGCGCTGAGGTATCTTGATTCCAACGAGCCCGATATTATCATTACGGACATCATGATGCCCGAGATAGACGGTTATGAGCTTGCTAGAATGATACGTGAGAAGGGCTTCGATAACCCGATCATCGCAGTATCCGGCAGATCCGAGATAACCGACAGGAAGAAGGTGAGCGCCGCTGGAATAAACGCATTCATACTTAAGCCTGTTAACCTCCAGACTCTGCTGGACAAGATTGATGAACTTTATGCCCAGAAGGCTGACAGCTAGTCTCCTTCTCCTTTTTCTCATTCTTGTAGCTGGTGAGGTATCGGCCAGGGTATATGTCTACGAGGTGGTAACTGAGAACCGCAGGTTTCAGACAGCCTCCCGCCTCGCCCCCAAGGCGTTTTTATACTACCACGGCGGAAGGGATATCATACGCTCTCTAACCGTTGTCAGCGCATATAAAGGGGATGATCTAAGTAAGGCTATGGAGGATTTCAAGCTTGGTGATTCCAATTTTAAGGAACTGGCTCCCCGTAATGCTCCTCCTGCTGCTCCTGGCAGTGATCGTTTCATCTGGTGGCGCTGATGCTGCCCGGGATGACGGGCGTAAAACCTATAAGGTTCATGTAACCAAAGATGGGAGCAAGGTTGTAACAGCACTGAAATTCAGGGCGTACAGCACAGAGGACGCCCGCGACCAGGCCTCTTTGAACGGTTGGGTCATTCTCAAGGTTGAAGAGGCTGAACCCCCTCCAGGTCCTTTCCTTGATGACAGGTTCAAACTGAACAAACCAGAGCAGATGCAGGAGAGTAAGGACTCCTCCAATGATATGGAGGGGCTTGAGCCTTTGGCACCGGCAGATAACGGCACCGGCGATACGGTATCTCAGATGCCTGCAATAGATGAGGATAACCTTACCGAGATTACAACCCTCTATTTCAATATAGGCGAATTCACCGCCGAAATCCCCGCCGAAGTCTCCGCCGAACTTGATAAGCTCGATGCTGAGAAAGACTACGTTATCCTCGGCCATACAGACAGCCTGGCTGTTATAGGAAATAACGGATACGATACAAACTTCTCTCTATCCCGCCGCCGTGCGGACTTTCTTAAATCTCTCCTTGTTCAGAGGGGGATCTCGTCCATGAATATCTCAACCATAGGCCTTGGTACCCTCCGCCCCGATGCAGAAAACACCCCTGAAGGGCAGAGGCTGAACCGCAGAGCGGAGCTTTATGAACGAAGATAGAAGCCTGAAATACGAAGACTTTTATAATATCTCCATAAAGAACTTCTATGAGATCGTAACGGAGATCATGCACGATTTCCACTTTGCGTTCCACAGAGGCATCCAGGATGAGAACAGGAGAAGGCTGGAGATATGGCGGGCATCAAGGGATGATACCGATGATGCTCTCGTATGGATAGAGATAGTCAAAGAGGACGAGGCAATCGACAAGTATATCGGAACCGATGTGCTTCGCACCATGAACGATGAGAACGTCACCAAGCTCTTCTTCTTTACCAACGGGAGTCTAAGCATTGATGAAAAGGATATTCTGGACGGGCGTGACCACTACATATTCACCCCCACAGATATCATGGAGACAGTCTCCGCCCTTGATATGAAGAAGGCCTCCCGCTTTAAAAAGAAGCGTAAGTCAAAGAGTGTTCCCAGCGGCTATATGATGATCAAGAACTACCTGAAGGGGAAAGAGGAGCGCAAGGCTTCGGTCTTTGTTAAAACAAGCACGATACCCGCCCTTGTGGATAAATATACGGGGATGGTTCGAAAAACACTCGATGATATTGATAAAATAGAAGATATCGACAACATTACACCCGACATCAAAGAGCGGTTCAAGAACGTTCAGCACGATTATCTCCCCGAATCCATAAAGGTTTCATCCTACAGGTTTATCGATCATTTCTCAGAGGTGCGTGAGCGTCTGTTCTCTGTTATGCAGTATCTTGTTATGTACATCGGCGCAGTCATAGAGTTTGAGAGCGAGGATGATATGAAGCGGTTTCGGGATCAGGTCGATGAGGATCTCCGGAGGCTACAGGAACTTAAGGATGATGTAGATGTGTTCAAGCATGAACAGATGAGCAAATCCCAGACCCTTGCATGGCGTTTGATTGGGATCTCAGTGATAATATCCGGCATTGCCATGGGCGTTCTCCTTTTTTCATTAACAAGAAATTGATTATATTTTGTTTATAAAAATGTCCGTAACTTCTAAGAAGTTAAGGATAAAATGTATTTTTTCTTGATTAATATGTTATGCTTGTTTAGATTCAGACTACTAAAAAATCACCTGAAATAGTGATGAAACAGGACTTTATTTTTTTATGCATCAGTTTTCAGGTTACGACGGAAGGTTCCGTGCTATATGGAGTTTAGCGAAGAGATTCTTAACTACATAAACGAGGTAGTTTTTGTAGTCGATGAAAATTACAGAATACAGTATTGCAGCAATGCAATAAAAACTCTCACAGGGAAAAAGCCTGAGAAGCTGGTGGG encodes:
- a CDS encoding protein-glutamate methylesterase/protein-glutamine glutaminase encodes the protein MSKVRVVVVDDSAFMRKAIESMIAKDPDIEIVGQARNGFEAVDMAKKLRPDVMTLDIEMPRMDGLTALQKIMEENPLPVIMVSSLTTEGADATIKALEYGAVDFISKDKSFASFGVMKIEDELRNKIKSFARRKGIIRRMPVRKPMRPSAPAAQRQPQAPSKPEATKTVSRGFGKKLVVIGTSTGGPQSLQKVIPRIPANFPCPIVIVQHMPPNFTKSLATRLDSLSKLKVIEAQGNEKLEPGTVYIAKGGNHLKLKRAGSGLLTGISSEPEGSLHVPSVDVTVESIANVAGTDTLGVIMTGMGSDGRKGLQMLKQRGGNVIAQDEESCIVYGMPRAVIEAGISDEIVPLDDIFNRIIFHCK
- the fliM gene encoding flagellar motor switch protein FliM, which translates into the protein MADILSQEEIDALLSTVSTEEDLSDDSLQQLDFVPKKISVYDFRRPDRVSKEQLRSIRNLHDKFARNFSSSLSNFLRTITDITLVSVDQMTYGEFLMSLPDPTSFNILSMIPMEGNSVLEINPSLIFPIVDKLLGGQGQPLFQSRELTNLEQHIIEGILSLILKDLEEVWRQIVPNVRLKKELSENSPHIIQIVAQNEVVVLVVFEVKFGEATGMMNLCIPAIVLEPVLGKISSQDWLIGAKKGKFGDNEEHILEMLEAIPIEMRTNLGGTRLTIEDILNLKQGELVMLDMKSNLPVDVFVNNDKKFNGQMGTLGVKKAVKITDIIVESVDEEESGSE
- the fliN gene encoding flagellar motor switch protein FliN, with translation MKKNLEASKYTAFTGVITEMFGTTLDSMFEADAAVSLSEAFAGDADEIMSGYEEQVVVLATEEKSGFDAGIFFKTKDITMMASLMLMMESEGSEELEDDDKDAVKELCSQMLASVTVPLDEKLGTKVAFKVDDVMKNENSALFQSESYFCADMSLTVGERESTMRFFMDEALLDMFDSGGDAGAADEPDFGEQFTFPDDDDDGGMPDFGGGGGDSMPGGQNMDMLLDIDVPVSVKMGSTKMFLKDILTLGSGNVIELDESADEAVELVVNNKVIARGEVVIVDGYFGFRIKEIVSRAERLKKLKD
- a CDS encoding response regulator, which translates into the protein MAFDHVVITVDDSSTMRRIIKNTLQKIGFSNILEAANGVEALDVMAKNDVDVVVTDWNMPEMDGLTFVKTLRSKEEYKELPILMVTTEAAKEDILTALKSGVNNYVVKPFTPDTLKEKIYKLLGL
- a CDS encoding protein phosphatase CheZ, giving the protein MAEFRDVNELLDIARSINEGNYDVVDVDVTPESELYHIADYFSQAVKKLRTVSSAIEDAYEDLPGFSGILNSVIDESKEASESVLECVDKINFNIDDIKENITLLRKYAEAGDFNKMSGVIDRLRDKGVAGQDVSFDIIASLEFQDITKQKIDKLIKIIYDLQERLTHLVLMLGIKEKKIDVETLEKLKEKDGVVENQNLVDELLNEFGV
- a CDS encoding chemotaxis protein CheW; the encoded protein is MNDMQDLVQDFILETDEIIESLDQDLVELEGKKSDLDLLNKIFRAAHTMKGASSFLGFDKMSGVTHHAEEILNKLRKNEMQMNATIMDILLEFVDVTKQILADIKEGTDTVKVDSIMEKLKLANDGKFDQIEGARKPNESSEEPASKPASGGGESGGAPAPARGKPEGGGDVSQVKKAALSIEQTIRVDVSRLDSLMNLVGELVLSRNRIGQISSDLEKKFEGEYLIEQLLETTSQIGLITTELQLAVMKTRMVPIGKVFNKFPRMVRDLSREKGKEVELIITGEETELDKSVVEEIGDPLIHMIRNSVDHGVEDPETRKRAGKPAKGEVHLSAYHEGNHIVIEIKDDGKGMDAEALKGKAIEKGVITPDEAKNLDEEGAYNLIFKPGFSTAEKITNISGRGVGMDVVKTNIEKLNGIINIESEYGQGSRFRLKLPLTLAIIQALLVEVSGEIFAIPLVSVVETVRINEKEIHNFEGREVLKLRDSVLSLLRLDEIYELEGTYNDDIYVVVVGLAEKRLGFIVDKLVGQEEIVIKSLGEYLGGNAGIAGATIMGDGRVRLIIDVAGVIEIAGKMPRRSRKKKASKAEKKSDKSVNVLVVDDSATDRKIMHRLLDSTGWVGVTEVSSGKDALRYLDSNEPDIIITDIMMPEIDGYELARMIREKGFDNPIIAVSGRSEITDRKKVSAAGINAFILKPVNLQTLLDKIDELYAQKADS
- a CDS encoding OmpA family protein, whose protein sequence is MLLLLLLAVIVSSGGADAARDDGRKTYKVHVTKDGSKVVTALKFRAYSTEDARDQASLNGWVILKVEEAEPPPGPFLDDRFKLNKPEQMQESKDSSNDMEGLEPLAPADNGTGDTVSQMPAIDEDNLTEITTLYFNIGEFTAEIPAEVSAELDKLDAEKDYVILGHTDSLAVIGNNGYDTNFSLSRRRADFLKSLLVQRGISSMNISTIGLGTLRPDAENTPEGQRLNRRAELYERR